The genomic segment TAACGCGTCTTTCGTCGTGATCCGGTTGCGGGCCGCGAGCGCGGCGAGATCGTCGTTCAGCGAGCGCGACATGTTGTCCTCCCGGCGCCGCAGGAACTCGTTGACGAGGTGCAGCTTCGTCGGATCGGCGATCAGCTTCGCGACCTGGTTGTTGTTGTTGAACAGCAGCTCGCTCGCGAGCACGAGGCTCTCGCCGTCCGCGCTCGGCACGAGGCTCTGGCAGACGATGCCGATCAGCGATTCGGCGAGCGCGACCGCGTGCCGGTCGCGCTCGCCGGCCGGAAAGAACGACAGCAGCTTGTTGAGCGCGCTGACCGCGCTGCCCGTGTGCATCGTCGCGAGCACGAGGTGGCCGGATTCGCCCGCCTGCAGCAGCGTGTCGGCCGTCTGCGCGTCGCGCACCTCGCCCACCATCACGACGTCCGGCTTCTGCCGCAGCGCCTCGCGCAGCCCGTGCGGGAAATTCGGCGTGTCGGTCGGCACTTCGCGTTGCGAAATGATCGACTGGCGGCGCTCCAGATAGTATTCGATCGGCTCCTCGATCGTGACGATATGCGTGTTGCGCGTCGCGTTGACGTGCTCGAGCAGCGACGCGATCGTCGTCGTCTTGCCCGAGCCCGTCGGGCCCGTGACGAGGATGATGCCCTTCGTGTTGTCGAGCATCGAGCGCACGTACACGGGCAGGCCGAGTTCCTCGAGCGGCAGCGGCTTGAGCGGCAGCCGGCGCATCGAGATCACGATCTTGCGGCCGCCGCCCGCGCGATACACGTGGCAGCGCAGCCGGCAGCGCGTGAGGACGAACGGGCGGTCGAGCGTGCCCTGACGCAGCGCGCTCTCCCAGTGCTCGTCGATCGCGTCGAGCAGCGGGCGCATGTCGTCGAGGAGTACCGGTTCCTCGCTCGTCTCGACCCAGCCGCGCGGCGTCTTGATCGTGACGGAGCGGTCCTGCTCGATGTGGATGTCGGTGAACATCTGCTTCAGATCGATCAGGCCGAGCACTTCGCTCGCGAGATCGCGCA from the Burkholderia humptydooensis genome contains:
- a CDS encoding type IV pilus twitching motility protein PilT: MNQHAAAPMRDLASEVLGLIDLKQMFTDIHIEQDRSVTIKTPRGWVETSEEPVLLDDMRPLLDAIDEHWESALRQGTLDRPFVLTRCRLRCHVYRAGGGRKIVISMRRLPLKPLPLEELGLPVYVRSMLDNTKGIILVTGPTGSGKTTTIASLLEHVNATRNTHIVTIEEPIEYYLERRQSIISQREVPTDTPNFPHGLREALRQKPDVVMVGEVRDAQTADTLLQAGESGHLVLATMHTGSAVSALNKLLSFFPAGERDRHAVALAESLIGIVCQSLVPSADGESLVLASELLFNNNNQVAKLIADPTKLHLVNEFLRRREDNMSRSLNDDLAALAARNRITTKDALRATYNRLELHEMMQSIVNR